The following proteins are co-located in the Brachybacterium sacelli genome:
- a CDS encoding sugar-binding transcriptional regulator — translation MVDARRRTETISRPLMLEVARAYYLHDRSKVDIAQETGLSRWQVARVLTEARESGIVTIRVEDTEASGRGLAARVEESLGVRQVMVIPRGRGVPPFPGIDAVAQGLADYLSETVRPGEALGIVWSRIVEALPEKLQQLAPCDVVQLAGALTFPGDRVGSVEVIRQVARIAEGTAHPIYAPLVAPSGDIATALLRAPEIAGVMARAARVDHAVVGIGTWTPEGSSILPLLPGDLVTSTAEAGASAVVSGRVIDAAGHPVDVGVGERIVGLTLDQLRAIPNVIGACAGAHRADAVRAAVRGGLVDVLVLDEPLAEALLAS, via the coding sequence GTGGTGGACGCGAGACGACGGACCGAGACGATCAGCAGACCCCTCATGCTCGAGGTGGCCCGGGCGTACTACCTGCACGACCGCTCGAAGGTCGACATCGCCCAGGAGACCGGACTGAGCAGGTGGCAGGTGGCGCGCGTGCTCACCGAAGCGCGCGAGTCAGGCATCGTGACCATTCGCGTGGAGGACACGGAGGCCTCGGGCCGCGGCCTCGCCGCACGGGTCGAGGAGAGCCTCGGCGTGCGCCAGGTGATGGTGATCCCCCGAGGCCGGGGCGTCCCTCCGTTCCCGGGCATCGATGCCGTGGCGCAAGGACTGGCCGACTACCTCTCCGAGACCGTCCGGCCCGGGGAGGCACTCGGGATCGTCTGGTCCCGCATCGTCGAGGCACTGCCCGAGAAGCTGCAGCAGCTGGCCCCCTGCGACGTCGTGCAGCTGGCCGGGGCGCTGACCTTCCCGGGGGACCGTGTCGGATCGGTCGAGGTGATCCGGCAGGTCGCGCGCATCGCCGAGGGGACCGCGCATCCGATCTACGCCCCACTGGTGGCCCCTTCGGGCGATATCGCCACGGCTCTCCTGAGGGCGCCCGAGATCGCGGGGGTGATGGCGCGCGCGGCCCGGGTGGATCACGCGGTGGTGGGCATCGGCACCTGGACGCCCGAGGGCTCCTCGATCCTTCCGCTGCTGCCCGGGGACCTCGTGACGAGCACTGCGGAGGCGGGGGCGAGCGCCGTCGTCTCCGGTCGCGTCATCGACGCCGCCGGCCATCCGGTCGACGTGGGGGTCGGAGAGCGGATCGTCGGCCTCACCCTCGACCAGCTGCGCGCGATCCCGAACGTGATCGGCGCGTGCGCCGGGGCCCACCGCGCCGACGCCGTGCGGGCGGCGGTCCGGGGAGGACTCGTCGACGTCCTCGTCCTCGACGAGCCGCTCGCGGAGGCCCTGCTCGCCTCCTGA
- a CDS encoding FadR/GntR family transcriptional regulator gives MSETRLTTAVDALGAAIVSGHREPGESMTMQELEAQYSVSRSIMREAVRALQTMGLVTTTKRIGVTILPASRWNHFAPEVIRWKLDSEDDAAPLRSLNELRAAVEPVAAGLAATHAPSSYRLRLLELAGEIRTAVITEDRERFLAADVEYHDLILRASGNEMFAQLQNPVAATVAGRDELGLLPNMPDSRSLALHQEIAEAIHLGDAARAQDLDAELVAFVIQETRPSWEGSQRFYPADAE, from the coding sequence ATGTCGGAAACTCGTCTCACCACTGCGGTCGATGCTCTCGGGGCCGCCATCGTCTCCGGGCATCGGGAGCCGGGGGAGTCGATGACGATGCAGGAGCTCGAGGCGCAGTACTCCGTCTCACGCTCGATCATGCGCGAAGCGGTCAGGGCGCTGCAGACGATGGGTCTCGTCACGACCACCAAGCGGATCGGGGTCACCATCCTGCCCGCGAGCCGCTGGAACCATTTCGCGCCGGAGGTGATCCGCTGGAAGCTCGACTCGGAGGACGACGCCGCTCCGCTGCGGTCACTGAACGAGCTGCGGGCGGCGGTGGAGCCGGTCGCCGCGGGTCTCGCTGCCACACATGCCCCGTCGTCCTACCGACTGCGGCTGCTCGAGCTGGCCGGTGAGATCCGCACCGCGGTGATCACCGAGGACCGCGAGCGGTTCCTCGCGGCCGACGTCGAGTACCACGACCTGATCCTGCGCGCCTCCGGCAACGAGATGTTCGCCCAGCTGCAGAACCCGGTCGCGGCCACGGTCGCCGGGAGGGACGAGCTGGGGCTGCTCCCGAACATGCCCGACAGTCGTTCGCTCGCCCTCCATCAGGAGATCGCCGAGGCGATCCACCTCGGTGACGCGGCCCGCGCCCAGGACCTGGACGCGGAGCTCGTGGCCTTCGTGATCCAGGAGACGAGACCCTCGTGGGAGGGCAGTCAGCGCTTCTACCCGGCCGACGCCGAGTGA
- a CDS encoding D-arabinono-1,4-lactone oxidase, translating into MSNTLTTACQEEDGMQDVGATWSGCHTFAAQRLCAPRSIEELQEVVAASPRLRALGTRHSFNDIADTEGTLVSVQALPESFELDDASGTVTVSGGSTYGRIASKLGETRWALANMGSLPHISVAGACATGTHGSGVAHRSLSSAVSGLDVVTADGRQQRWTREDCPDFGGRVLSLGALGIVTAVTLDLVPDFEVRQDVWFDLPWSSLFEHLDEIMSCAYSVSIMPAWHDRQNAGKVWLKSRTDAWDPALDASRWGARWARVADGERAEGQNPNQTVQGGVSGPWWQRLPHFRPDASPSRGDEIQTEYFVERHRAPEALRALHAIADRFADLVLVSELRSVAADELWLSPAYRRDSLGIHLTWRNDPDAVLTVLPVVEEALAPFSPRPHWGKWFTLLGDQVQAQYPRLADFRQLAEQADPRGRFRNDFLQRTLGLEYPES; encoded by the coding sequence ATGAGTAACACCCTCACCACCGCGTGCCAGGAGGAGGACGGGATGCAGGACGTCGGGGCCACGTGGTCGGGCTGCCACACCTTCGCGGCGCAGCGACTGTGCGCACCGCGCAGCATCGAGGAGCTGCAGGAGGTGGTGGCCGCCTCGCCGCGCCTGCGTGCCCTGGGCACCCGGCACTCCTTCAACGACATCGCCGACACCGAGGGCACCCTGGTCTCTGTGCAGGCCCTGCCCGAGAGCTTCGAGCTCGACGACGCCTCGGGCACGGTCACCGTCTCCGGCGGCAGCACCTACGGCCGCATCGCCTCGAAGCTCGGCGAGACCCGGTGGGCGCTGGCGAACATGGGTTCACTGCCCCACATCTCCGTCGCCGGAGCCTGCGCGACCGGCACCCACGGATCCGGCGTGGCCCATCGCAGCCTCTCCTCGGCCGTCTCCGGTCTCGACGTGGTGACCGCCGACGGCCGGCAGCAGCGATGGACTCGCGAGGACTGCCCCGATTTCGGCGGCCGAGTGCTCTCCCTCGGCGCGCTCGGCATCGTCACCGCGGTGACCCTCGACCTGGTCCCCGACTTCGAGGTGCGCCAGGACGTCTGGTTCGACCTGCCCTGGTCGTCGCTGTTCGAGCATCTCGACGAGATCATGTCCTGCGCCTACAGCGTCTCGATCATGCCCGCCTGGCACGACCGGCAGAACGCGGGGAAGGTCTGGCTGAAGTCCCGCACCGACGCCTGGGACCCGGCTCTGGACGCCTCCCGCTGGGGCGCGAGATGGGCCCGCGTCGCCGACGGGGAGCGGGCAGAGGGCCAGAACCCGAACCAGACGGTGCAGGGCGGGGTCTCGGGGCCGTGGTGGCAGCGTCTGCCCCACTTCCGGCCCGATGCGAGCCCGAGCCGCGGCGACGAGATACAGACCGAGTACTTCGTCGAGCGCCACCGTGCCCCCGAGGCGCTGCGCGCCCTGCACGCGATCGCCGACCGCTTCGCCGACCTGGTGCTGGTCTCCGAGCTGCGCTCGGTCGCGGCCGACGAGCTCTGGCTCAGTCCGGCGTACCGGCGGGACTCCCTGGGCATCCATCTGACCTGGCGGAACGACCCCGATGCGGTGCTCACAGTGCTGCCAGTGGTCGAGGAGGCCCTCGCCCCGTTCTCGCCGCGCCCCCACTGGGGCAAGTGGTTCACCCTCCTCGGCGACCAGGTGCAGGCGCAGTACCCGCGGCTCGCGGACTTCCGGCAGCTGGCCGAGCAGGCCGATCCCCGGGGTCGGTTCCGCAATGACTTCCTGCAGCGGACGCTGGGGCTTGAGTACCCGGAGAGCTGA
- a CDS encoding MFS transporter has product MSTSPPSTIAPAPLERPIYRRIVVRLVAFVTLMYLLNQFDRGNLAFARETLSADIGLSNAAFGLGAGIFFIGYFLFEVPSNLLLHRFGARRWLARIMITWGLVTFAMMFTQDTTSFYILRFALGAAEAGFFPGAVYFISQWLPSRERGKVMALLSAAGPAAYLLAGPLSGVLLGLDGRASLHGWQWLFLIEGLMTVTIGILCLFVLVDSPRDARWLDEREKAALQRSLREDIGDSSSHETRIWHIVRQPRVLLLAGVYTCMQITNAGLIFWLPAITSRIGGLSTLEVTSLSVAPYAFQIIGLFVLGQQSDKHGRRHLYVLLGCLCIAAGLAASALVGPAAGLIALCLSFFGYGTMSAFWSLASSYLDTTSGGAAGLAFVNSIAALGGFVGPTIFGFLKDLTGSDRASLLVLTLFGVLASALVLFVRDPRDRGTTTHGTPTKEATS; this is encoded by the coding sequence ATGAGCACCAGCCCACCCTCCACCATTGCGCCCGCGCCGCTGGAGAGACCGATCTACCGGCGGATCGTGGTGCGCCTGGTCGCGTTCGTGACGCTGATGTACCTGCTCAACCAGTTCGACCGCGGCAACCTCGCCTTCGCCCGCGAGACGCTCTCGGCGGACATCGGCCTCAGCAATGCCGCCTTCGGCCTGGGGGCCGGGATCTTCTTCATCGGCTACTTCCTCTTCGAGGTGCCCAGCAACCTGCTGCTGCACCGCTTCGGGGCCCGCCGCTGGCTCGCGCGGATCATGATCACCTGGGGCCTGGTCACCTTCGCGATGATGTTCACGCAGGACACCACGAGCTTCTACATCCTGCGCTTCGCCCTCGGCGCCGCGGAGGCCGGCTTCTTCCCCGGCGCCGTCTACTTCATCTCCCAGTGGCTGCCCAGTCGGGAGCGCGGCAAGGTGATGGCTCTCCTCAGCGCCGCAGGGCCCGCCGCATACCTCCTCGCGGGACCCCTCTCCGGGGTCCTGCTGGGCCTGGACGGCAGGGCGTCGCTGCACGGCTGGCAATGGTTGTTCCTGATCGAGGGACTCATGACCGTGACGATCGGCATCCTGTGCCTGTTCGTCCTGGTGGACTCACCCCGCGATGCCCGATGGCTCGACGAGCGCGAGAAGGCCGCCCTGCAGCGCTCGCTGCGCGAGGACATCGGCGACAGCAGCTCGCACGAGACCCGGATCTGGCACATCGTGCGCCAGCCGCGCGTGCTGCTGCTGGCCGGGGTGTACACCTGCATGCAGATCACGAACGCCGGCCTGATCTTCTGGCTGCCGGCGATCACCTCCCGCATCGGCGGGCTGTCCACCCTCGAGGTGACCTCCCTGTCCGTGGCCCCCTACGCCTTCCAGATCATCGGACTGTTCGTCCTCGGTCAGCAATCGGACAAGCACGGGCGTCGTCACCTCTACGTGCTGCTGGGCTGCCTGTGCATCGCCGCGGGCCTGGCCGCCAGCGCCCTCGTCGGGCCCGCGGCGGGACTGATCGCGCTGTGCCTGTCGTTCTTCGGATACGGGACGATGTCCGCCTTCTGGTCCCTGGCGTCCTCCTACCTGGACACCACCAGCGGCGGCGCCGCCGGCCTCGCCTTCGTGAACTCGATCGCAGCGCTGGGCGGATTCGTCGGGCCGACGATCTTCGGATTCCTGAAGGACCTGACCGGATCGGACCGGGCATCCCTGCTCGTGCTGACCCTCTTCGGCGTCCTCGCCTCCGCGCTCGTGCTGTTCGTCCGGGACCCCCGTGATCGGGGAACGACAACTCACGGAACGCCCACGAAGGAGGCGACGTCGTGA
- a CDS encoding SDR family NAD(P)-dependent oxidoreductase, with translation MELDLRDKVVVVTGAARGIGAVIAQRFAAEGAKVVAFDLAFPEPDPAGADADDAVEQVVCNVADPDSVQAAVDEVARRHRTIDVLVNNAGINVEGPVAEIEWARWKACFDVNVGGVFLVSKAVAPLMQAAGGGRIINAASFAAIVPSVASAAYAASKSAVVQLTRVLASELGPWDITVNAYAPGMVPTVMNGFAEMPAESQDRLLDTLSLRRWETPDDVANLLIFLASDAASYITGALLDVSGGKLSTQIPARAYGR, from the coding sequence ATGGAGCTGGATCTCAGGGACAAGGTGGTCGTGGTGACCGGAGCCGCACGCGGCATCGGAGCGGTGATCGCACAGCGTTTCGCCGCCGAGGGCGCGAAGGTGGTCGCCTTCGACCTCGCGTTCCCGGAGCCCGATCCCGCCGGGGCCGACGCGGACGATGCCGTCGAGCAGGTGGTCTGCAACGTCGCCGACCCCGACTCGGTCCAGGCGGCGGTCGACGAGGTGGCACGGCGGCACCGCACGATCGATGTCCTGGTCAACAACGCCGGGATCAACGTCGAGGGGCCGGTGGCCGAGATCGAATGGGCCCGCTGGAAGGCCTGCTTCGACGTGAACGTGGGCGGCGTGTTCCTCGTGAGCAAGGCCGTCGCCCCGCTCATGCAGGCCGCCGGCGGGGGCCGGATCATCAACGCCGCATCGTTCGCCGCGATCGTGCCGAGCGTCGCCAGCGCCGCGTACGCGGCCTCGAAGTCCGCCGTGGTGCAGCTGACCCGGGTGCTCGCCTCCGAGCTCGGCCCCTGGGACATCACCGTGAACGCCTACGCGCCGGGCATGGTGCCCACCGTGATGAACGGCTTCGCCGAGATGCCCGCCGAGTCCCAGGACCGCCTGCTGGACACCCTGTCCCTGCGCCGCTGGGAGACCCCCGACGACGTCGCGAATCTGCTGATCTTCCTCGCGAGCGACGCGGCCTCCTACATCACCGGCGCCCTCCTGGACGTCTCCGGCGGGAAGCTCTCCACGCAGATCCCGGCCCGGGCGTACGGGCGGTGA
- a CDS encoding MFS transporter, producing the protein MTSAPSRAPGNEPDAATSRRATFAAFTGAFLEWYDFWIYGTAAALILPQVFFPEASPTVALLQSFGTFAVAFLTRPLGAIIFGHFGDKIGRKPVLMITVFLIGGGTFLMGLLPSYAVAGGLGAVLLVLLRLVQGIGIGGEYGGGSLLALENAPRGKRGLAGSFHQLGTPAALLASSGIFALVEQLPDDQLLTWGWRIPFLLSGPFLALGFYIRRHLPETAAFETDDTDEHSAPLFALLREQPRAVLLGIGARMTDAVTFNIINVFAVSWVTSTLGMDSALILTGFVISSAVQLFVLPVAGRVSDQIGRRPVYLTGIAICAIGGGLLYFPVISLGNALATWAIIVVVHALGTGLMFSIQSALFAELFGTRVRYTGLGIVYQGSALIGGGPTPAIAVFLTALAGSWWPAGAYLLLACAISALCIWRAGETFRNDLAETAPAGTAQGTGIPQGQGADS; encoded by the coding sequence ATGACGTCAGCCCCCTCCCGCGCGCCGGGGAACGAACCCGACGCGGCGACTTCCCGCCGAGCCACCTTCGCCGCTTTCACCGGCGCGTTCCTGGAGTGGTACGACTTCTGGATCTACGGGACGGCCGCCGCCCTGATCCTTCCCCAGGTCTTCTTCCCCGAGGCCTCCCCCACCGTCGCCCTGCTGCAGTCCTTCGGCACCTTCGCCGTCGCCTTCCTCACCCGCCCCCTCGGCGCGATCATCTTCGGCCACTTCGGGGACAAGATCGGCCGGAAGCCGGTCCTGATGATCACCGTGTTCCTGATCGGCGGCGGCACCTTCCTGATGGGTCTGCTGCCCTCGTACGCGGTGGCCGGCGGCCTGGGTGCGGTCCTGCTGGTGCTGCTGCGGCTGGTCCAGGGCATCGGGATCGGCGGCGAGTACGGCGGCGGCTCCCTGCTGGCCCTGGAGAACGCGCCGCGGGGCAAGCGCGGCCTGGCCGGCAGCTTCCATCAGCTGGGCACGCCCGCGGCGCTGCTGGCGTCCAGCGGGATCTTCGCGCTGGTCGAGCAGCTGCCCGATGACCAGCTGCTGACCTGGGGATGGCGCATCCCCTTCCTGCTCAGCGGGCCTTTCCTCGCTCTCGGGTTCTACATCCGCCGTCATCTGCCCGAGACCGCCGCCTTCGAGACGGACGACACCGACGAGCACTCCGCTCCCCTGTTCGCGCTGCTGCGCGAGCAGCCCCGCGCCGTGCTGCTGGGCATCGGCGCGCGCATGACCGACGCCGTCACCTTCAACATCATCAACGTCTTCGCGGTCTCCTGGGTGACCTCCACCTTGGGGATGGACAGCGCGCTGATCCTCACCGGGTTCGTGATCTCCTCCGCGGTCCAGCTGTTCGTGCTGCCCGTGGCGGGGAGAGTCTCCGATCAGATCGGCCGACGGCCCGTGTACCTCACCGGCATCGCGATCTGCGCGATCGGCGGCGGCCTCCTCTACTTCCCGGTGATCTCGCTCGGCAACGCCCTGGCCACCTGGGCGATCATCGTCGTGGTCCACGCCCTCGGCACCGGCCTGATGTTCAGCATCCAGAGCGCGCTGTTCGCCGAGCTGTTCGGCACCCGCGTCCGCTACACGGGCCTGGGCATCGTCTACCAGGGCTCCGCCCTGATCGGCGGCGGGCCCACGCCCGCGATCGCCGTGTTCCTCACCGCGCTCGCGGGCTCCTGGTGGCCGGCCGGTGCCTACCTCCTGCTCGCCTGTGCGATCAGCGCCCTGTGCATCTGGCGCGCCGGGGAGACCTTCCGCAATGATCTCGCCGAGACCGCGCCCGCCGGCACGGCGCAGGGCACGGGGATCCCGCAGGGACAGGGAGCGGACTCATGA
- a CDS encoding ROK family transcriptional regulator, protein MHSPGAAAVRSRWRHEDQILAALRRQGAMRRADLAAAVGISRTTLSEIVTDLIERGAVQVTSTDAAARRGSGRPAELLSLNPRSGQYLGIDIAHAAVHLAVVDASHQVIAAEQREIAPDAPWEERISLALAAITDMERAGTRLEALQGVGVGLPGPYSPSWSGDHAEARASSSAARRLVEDVVQERFGVGPLLDTNTRLAALAEALQRGEAEEDLVYMRVATGIGGGVVVDGRLVHGGRGLSGEFGHVTVHHEGRRCRCGKRGCLETVASLPAVLETCRGRGLDLATTEELQRAVGRADPVLEDALREAGTAAGKVLASTVLALNPTQLVVGGTLARIAPLFVQQIASTITFEVHPIDGARPEVRVSELGDSGGARGAIHALLHRSSLLVDYPGGLREASGG, encoded by the coding sequence ATGCATTCGCCTGGCGCAGCCGCCGTGCGCTCGCGATGGAGGCACGAGGACCAGATCCTCGCCGCGCTGCGCCGCCAGGGCGCGATGCGACGCGCCGATCTCGCCGCCGCCGTCGGCATCTCCCGCACCACCCTCTCGGAGATCGTCACCGACCTCATCGAGCGCGGAGCCGTGCAGGTCACCTCGACCGATGCCGCCGCACGCCGCGGCTCCGGCCGGCCCGCCGAGCTGCTCTCGCTGAACCCCCGCTCGGGCCAGTACCTCGGGATCGACATCGCCCACGCGGCCGTGCACCTCGCGGTGGTCGACGCGAGCCATCAGGTCATCGCCGCCGAGCAGCGCGAGATCGCCCCCGATGCGCCGTGGGAGGAGCGGATCAGCCTCGCGCTCGCCGCCATCACCGACATGGAGCGGGCGGGGACGCGTCTCGAGGCCCTGCAAGGGGTGGGAGTCGGGCTCCCCGGCCCGTACTCACCTTCCTGGAGCGGTGACCACGCGGAGGCGCGGGCATCGTCGTCGGCGGCGCGCCGCCTGGTCGAGGACGTCGTCCAGGAGCGGTTCGGCGTCGGGCCGCTGCTGGACACCAACACGCGCCTGGCGGCGCTCGCCGAGGCCCTCCAGCGCGGCGAGGCGGAGGAGGACCTCGTGTACATGCGGGTCGCGACCGGCATCGGAGGAGGAGTCGTGGTCGACGGCCGGCTCGTCCACGGTGGGCGTGGGCTCTCCGGCGAGTTCGGGCACGTCACGGTGCACCACGAGGGCCGACGGTGCCGCTGCGGCAAACGCGGATGCCTCGAGACCGTCGCCTCGCTGCCCGCGGTCCTGGAGACCTGTCGCGGACGCGGGCTGGACCTGGCCACCACCGAGGAACTGCAGCGGGCCGTGGGCCGCGCCGATCCGGTCCTCGAGGACGCGCTGCGCGAGGCCGGAACCGCCGCGGGGAAGGTGCTCGCCTCGACGGTGCTCGCGCTGAACCCGACCCAGCTCGTCGTCGGCGGGACACTCGCCCGCATCGCGCCGCTTTTCGTCCAGCAGATCGCCTCGACCATCACCTTCGAGGTCCACCCCATCGACGGGGCGCGCCCCGAGGTGCGGGTCTCCGAGCTCGGCGACTCCGGGGGAGCGCGGGGCGCGATCCACGCCCTGCTCCACCGCTCGTCCCTGCTCGTCGACTACCCCGGAGGCCTCCGGGAGGCCTCCGGGGGCTGA
- a CDS encoding FadR/GntR family transcriptional regulator has translation MSAGGTAFDRALDLLGRSIVGGELPADHADTIEGLVEHTGASRSVVREVSRVLTSLGMLSAGRRVGLRVLAQEHWDVLDPLVIRWRLDGPEPQALIDELRALRLAIEPAAAAAAATRAGRRDRGATRELEEAAADLRDAADEPEAAAFLRADRALHAAVLDLSANTLFTRLRAVVDEGLQERALRERAELLPDPHDLALHLRVTEAILAGEPGSAASAMREIVERTSSAHP, from the coding sequence ATGAGCGCCGGCGGGACCGCCTTCGATCGCGCGCTGGACCTCCTGGGCCGGTCGATCGTGGGCGGAGAGCTGCCCGCGGACCATGCCGACACCATCGAGGGGCTCGTCGAGCACACCGGAGCCTCCCGCAGCGTGGTGCGCGAGGTCAGTCGGGTGCTGACCTCCCTGGGCATGCTCAGCGCCGGCCGGCGGGTGGGCCTGAGGGTCCTCGCGCAGGAGCACTGGGACGTGCTGGATCCCCTGGTGATCCGGTGGCGCCTCGACGGCCCCGAGCCCCAGGCCCTGATCGACGAGCTGCGGGCCCTGCGCCTTGCGATCGAACCCGCCGCCGCGGCCGCCGCGGCCACCCGGGCTGGACGACGCGACCGCGGCGCGACGCGGGAGCTCGAGGAGGCCGCTGCGGACCTGCGGGACGCGGCCGACGAGCCCGAGGCGGCCGCCTTCCTGCGGGCCGACCGGGCTCTGCATGCCGCGGTGCTCGACCTCTCCGCGAACACCCTGTTCACGAGGCTCCGCGCCGTCGTCGACGAGGGATTGCAGGAGCGGGCGCTCCGCGAGCGCGCCGAGCTGCTGCCGGACCCTCACGATCTTGCGCTCCACCTGCGCGTGACCGAGGCGATCCTCGCCGGGGAGCCGGGGTCGGCCGCGTCGGCGATGCGGGAGATCGTCGAGCGCACCTCCTCGGCGCATCCCTGA
- a CDS encoding SDR family oxidoreductase encodes MTSTTKRTLWITGGGSGMGRAVALVAAGLGWAVAVSGRRRDALDAVVAEIHAEGGEALALPVDVRDRGAVAEAVRLVVEQFGSLEGVVLAAGQNAPRRRWDDQQLDEFESIVGTNLTAVATAIDAALPRLREGGGTVVAISSYAGWSFQPGAGVAYSASKTAVSSLVRTLNQQEAAHGVRACHLCPGDVATDFLEQRPEVPDTAAREVMLSPMDIARTVAFVLESPTHVRVDELVVSPVSQA; translated from the coding sequence ATGACAAGCACGACGAAGCGCACGCTCTGGATCACCGGCGGAGGCAGCGGCATGGGCCGCGCCGTCGCCCTGGTCGCCGCCGGACTCGGCTGGGCCGTGGCCGTCAGCGGGCGACGGCGCGACGCGCTCGACGCCGTCGTCGCCGAGATCCACGCCGAGGGCGGTGAGGCGCTCGCCCTCCCGGTGGACGTTCGCGACCGGGGAGCCGTGGCCGAGGCCGTCCGGCTCGTCGTGGAGCAGTTCGGGAGCCTCGAGGGGGTCGTGCTCGCCGCCGGTCAGAACGCCCCGCGACGGCGGTGGGACGACCAGCAGCTCGACGAGTTCGAGAGCATCGTCGGCACCAACCTCACGGCCGTCGCGACCGCCATCGACGCGGCGCTGCCCCGGCTGAGGGAGGGCGGGGGGACCGTGGTGGCGATCTCCTCGTATGCCGGGTGGAGCTTCCAGCCGGGCGCCGGGGTGGCCTACTCGGCGAGCAAGACCGCCGTCTCCTCCCTCGTGCGCACCTTGAACCAGCAGGAGGCGGCTCACGGCGTGCGCGCCTGCCATCTGTGCCCCGGTGATGTCGCCACGGATTTCCTGGAGCAGCGGCCCGAGGTGCCCGACACCGCCGCGCGCGAGGTCATGCTCAGCCCCATGGACATCGCGCGCACGGTGGCCTTCGTGCTCGAGTCCCCGACGCACGTGCGGGTCGACGAGCTGGTCGTCTCTCCCGTCTCCCAGGCATGA
- a CDS encoding NAD(P)-dependent oxidoreductase: MIDVLWLGETDEQVIEVMRRQAPPEVRLTIPPDGVPTTEDLRRSRYIVNGGRRIDARMIEAAPHLRLIQRLGAGLDGIDLEATERAGVEVANLPARNSVAVAEMTLTLAMACARDLVRLDSSMKEGRWRPNDRLSSTFELQGSTWGVIGLGNIGRAVASRAAALGMEILYYDAVRPGPDLEGGAAFAPLEELLAQSRIVSVHLPLTAGTTGLLGASQLAMMPERSVLISISRAGVVEGEALRQALESGHLAAAAVDVWDREPVPTDDPLLHAPHLIATPHSGAQTHDTVARVFADAFAAVLEHARTRHSASAG, from the coding sequence GTGATCGACGTGCTGTGGCTCGGCGAGACCGACGAGCAGGTGATCGAGGTGATGCGCCGGCAGGCTCCGCCGGAGGTGCGACTGACGATCCCGCCGGACGGCGTACCGACCACCGAGGACCTCCGCCGCTCCCGCTACATCGTCAACGGCGGCCGCAGGATCGATGCCCGGATGATCGAAGCCGCCCCTCACCTCCGCCTCATCCAGCGCCTGGGCGCCGGACTGGACGGCATCGATCTGGAGGCGACGGAGCGGGCAGGGGTGGAGGTCGCGAACCTCCCCGCCCGCAACTCGGTCGCCGTGGCCGAGATGACCCTGACGCTCGCCATGGCATGCGCGCGGGACCTGGTGCGCCTGGATTCGAGCATGAAGGAGGGCCGCTGGCGTCCCAACGATCGCCTCTCGTCGACCTTCGAGCTCCAGGGGAGCACCTGGGGCGTCATCGGCCTCGGCAACATCGGGCGGGCCGTCGCCTCGAGGGCTGCGGCCCTCGGGATGGAGATCCTCTACTACGACGCGGTGCGCCCAGGACCGGACCTCGAAGGAGGCGCCGCCTTCGCGCCCCTGGAGGAGCTCCTGGCGCAGTCGCGGATCGTCAGCGTCCATCTCCCCCTGACCGCAGGAACCACGGGGCTGCTCGGAGCATCCCAGCTGGCCATGATGCCGGAGCGGTCGGTGCTGATCTCCATCTCACGGGCGGGAGTGGTCGAGGGCGAGGCGCTGCGGCAGGCGCTCGAATCCGGTCACCTCGCGGCAGCGGCGGTCGACGTCTGGGACCGCGAGCCCGTGCCGACCGATGATCCCCTCCTGCACGCTCCCCACCTGATCGCGACGCCTCATTCCGGAGCGCAGACGCACGACACCGTCGCACGAGTGTTCGCGGACGCCTTCGCCGCCGTCCTCGAGCACGCGCGCACCCGTCACTCGGCGTCGGCCGGGTAG